A window of Jannaschia sp. M317 contains these coding sequences:
- a CDS encoding Gfo/Idh/MocA family protein yields MREIGIGIVGGGYMGKAHAVAMSAVGAVFDTALRPRLEMVAASSDASAERYRAAFGFARGTADWRALVADPKVEAIVIASPQSTHRAIAEAAFARGLPVFCEKPLGATLDDSRAMTRAARGHVNMVGFNYIRTPASQFARQLIADGTIGDVTWFRGEHTEDFLADPRSPANWRTEGDANGTMGDLAPHMINAALALIGPVASLIAEVETVHADRPGGTVTNDDHAQMMCRFANGAMGQMYFSRVSHGRKMGYAYEVTGTKGAIRFDQEDQNAIWLYLADDPEPVRGFRKILTGPAHPDYAPFCQGPGHGTGYQDQIIIEARDFLRAVETGTPVWPTFADGLAVQEIVVAALASSRAKAWVDVGAA; encoded by the coding sequence ATGCGGGAAATTGGGATCGGAATCGTCGGCGGCGGCTACATGGGCAAGGCTCATGCGGTGGCCATGTCCGCGGTCGGCGCCGTCTTTGACACCGCGCTGCGGCCGCGGTTGGAAATGGTCGCCGCCAGCTCGGACGCGTCGGCGGAACGCTACCGCGCGGCCTTTGGCTTTGCGCGGGGCACGGCGGACTGGCGCGCCCTGGTGGCTGATCCGAAGGTGGAGGCGATCGTCATCGCCTCGCCGCAGTCCACCCACCGCGCGATTGCCGAGGCGGCCTTTGCGCGGGGCCTGCCGGTGTTCTGCGAAAAGCCGCTGGGCGCCACGCTGGACGATAGCCGCGCCATGACCCGCGCCGCCCGGGGTCATGTGAACATGGTCGGCTTCAACTATATCCGCACGCCCGCCAGCCAATTTGCGCGCCAGCTTATCGCCGACGGCACGATCGGCGACGTCACCTGGTTCCGGGGCGAGCATACCGAGGATTTTCTGGCCGACCCCCGTAGCCCCGCCAATTGGCGCACGGAGGGCGATGCGAACGGTACCATGGGCGACCTGGCCCCGCATATGATCAACGCGGCGCTGGCCCTGATCGGCCCGGTCGCGTCCCTGATCGCCGAGGTCGAGACGGTGCACGCCGACCGCCCCGGCGGGACCGTCACCAACGACGACCACGCGCAGATGATGTGCCGCTTTGCGAATGGGGCCATGGGGCAGATGTATTTCAGCCGCGTCAGCCACGGGCGCAAGATGGGCTATGCCTACGAGGTGACGGGGACCAAGGGCGCGATCCGTTTTGACCAGGAAGATCAGAACGCGATCTGGCTCTATCTGGCGGACGACCCGGAACCTGTGCGCGGCTTTCGCAAGATCCTGACCGGTCCGGCGCATCCCGACTATGCGCCGTTCTGCCAGGGTCCGGGGCACGGCACCGGCTATCAGGATCAGATCATCATCGAGGCGCGCGATTTCCTGCGCGCCGTTGAGACCGGAACGCCCGTCTGGCCGACCTTTGCGGACGGTCTGGCGGTGCAGGAAATCGTCGTCGCCGCGCTGGCGTCCTCCCGTGCGAAGGCATGGGTGGACGTGGGCGCGGCCTGA
- the iolD gene encoding 3D-(3,5/4)-trihydroxycyclohexane-1,2-dione acylhydrolase (decyclizing), with amino-acid sequence MTNATIRLTTAQAIIRFLANQFIVIDGVEHRLCGGGFGIFGHGNVTCLGEALYDARDALPLYRGQNEQGMGFAAAAYGKQWLRQRFMFCTASAGPGTANLLTSAALAHANRLPMLMLCGDAYTTRLPDPVLQQLEHFGNPTLGVNDAFRAVTRFWDRITHPAQILQSLPAALATMLDPADCGPAFIGLPQDVQGWTYDYPESFFTKRTHRIRRQAPDAAELADAIALLQSADRPMIIAGGGVQYAGAVAELTAFAEAHQIPVVETIAGRANLTQDHPLNIGPVGVTGSDSANSIAERADVILAVGTRLQDFTTGSWTAFAPDARIIGLNVGRHDAMKHLSLPVVGDAKLALPALDLGDYSAPADWVTFAQNARRDWVAYTDDITRPGNGPNSYAQAIRVVNDLCHPRDRVVAAAGGLPAEVTAHWQTKDIGTVDVEFGFSCMGYEIAGGWGARIAQAEREPERDTIVLTGDGSYLLMNSDIYSSVLTRKKLIVLVLDNGGFAVINKLQNNTGNESFNNLIADAPTIPDPFAVDFEAHATAMGATAETVANPAQLGAAFKRAQASDKTHVIVMKVDPYDGWTTQGHTWWEVGTPHITDNPKVAAAHTEVETARTRQRKGI; translated from the coding sequence ATGACGAACGCGACCATCCGGCTGACCACGGCGCAGGCGATCATTCGATTCCTGGCCAACCAGTTCATCGTCATCGACGGGGTGGAACACCGCCTGTGCGGGGGCGGCTTCGGCATTTTCGGCCATGGCAATGTCACCTGCCTGGGCGAGGCGCTCTATGACGCGCGCGATGCGCTGCCGCTTTACCGGGGTCAGAACGAACAGGGCATGGGCTTTGCCGCCGCCGCCTACGGCAAGCAGTGGCTGCGCCAGCGGTTCATGTTCTGCACCGCCTCGGCCGGACCCGGCACCGCGAACCTCTTGACCAGTGCGGCCCTGGCCCATGCCAATCGCCTGCCGATGCTGATGCTGTGTGGCGACGCCTATACCACGCGCCTGCCCGATCCCGTGTTGCAACAGTTGGAGCATTTCGGGAACCCGACCCTGGGCGTGAACGACGCCTTCCGGGCCGTCACCCGGTTCTGGGACCGGATCACCCATCCGGCGCAGATCCTGCAAAGCCTGCCCGCCGCGCTGGCCACGATGCTGGACCCCGCCGATTGCGGCCCCGCCTTCATTGGCCTGCCGCAGGATGTGCAGGGCTGGACCTACGACTACCCCGAAAGCTTTTTCACCAAACGCACCCACCGCATTCGCCGTCAGGCCCCCGATGCCGCCGAGCTCGCGGATGCCATCGCGCTGCTGCAATCCGCCGACCGTCCGATGATCATCGCGGGCGGTGGCGTGCAATATGCCGGCGCAGTGGCCGAGTTGACCGCCTTTGCCGAGGCACATCAGATCCCGGTCGTCGAAACCATCGCGGGTCGTGCGAACCTGACGCAGGACCATCCGCTCAACATCGGGCCGGTCGGCGTCACCGGCTCGGACAGCGCGAATTCCATCGCCGAACGGGCCGATGTGATCCTCGCCGTGGGCACAAGGTTGCAGGATTTCACCACCGGTTCATGGACCGCTTTTGCGCCCGACGCGCGCATCATCGGCCTGAATGTGGGTCGCCACGACGCGATGAAACACCTGTCCCTGCCGGTCGTGGGCGACGCCAAACTGGCGCTGCCCGCGCTGGATCTGGGGGATTATTCCGCCCCCGCCGACTGGGTCACCTTCGCGCAGAACGCCCGCCGCGACTGGGTTGCCTATACCGACGACATCACTCGCCCCGGCAACGGTCCCAATTCCTATGCGCAGGCGATTCGCGTGGTGAATGACCTGTGCCACCCCCGCGACCGTGTCGTCGCCGCCGCCGGGGGCCTGCCCGCCGAGGTGACGGCCCATTGGCAGACCAAGGACATCGGCACCGTCGACGTGGAATTCGGCTTTTCCTGCATGGGCTATGAAATCGCGGGCGGCTGGGGCGCGCGCATCGCCCAGGCGGAGCGGGAGCCGGAGCGGGACACCATCGTCCTGACCGGCGACGGATCCTACCTGTTGATGAACTCGGACATCTATTCGTCAGTCCTGACCCGCAAGAAGCTGATCGTGCTGGTCCTCGACAACGGCGGCTTTGCCGTCATCAACAAGCTGCAGAACAACACCGGCAACGAAAGTTTCAACAACCTCATTGCCGACGCCCCCACCATCCCGGACCCTTTCGCCGTCGATTTCGAAGCCCACGCCACCGCGATGGGCGCCACCGCGGAAACCGTCGCCAACCCTGCACAGCTGGGCGCCGCGTTCAAACGGGCGCAGGCCAGCGACAAGACCCATGTGATCGTGATGAAGGTCGACCCCTATGACGGCTGGACCACCCAGGGCCACACCTGGTGGGAGGTGGGCACGCCGCACATCACCGACAATCCCAAGGTCGCGGCCGCCCACACCGAGGTCGAAACGGCCCGCACCCGCCAGCGAAAGGGCATCTGA
- the iolC gene encoding 5-dehydro-2-deoxygluconokinase yields the protein MDLMDGIRRNDFVIVGRVGMDLFPAPGTATEDATSFTADMGGSAANTAAGIVKLGGRATLVTRVSDDSVGRFCVNKLRHYGVATAHVIPVGGEARNSLALYESRVENHQSVIYRNGAADFEMTVADVEAVDFSRFGAMVTAGTVFAAEPSRTAAFHAFELARAAGLPAIFDVDYRPYSWPSAAVAEKVLSAAAENADMIVGNDEEFGFMAGSLDRGLGKARALAEGGRTVIYKMGEKGAITFVDGAEIRTGIFPVEALKPTGAGDSFMAGLLSSIAGGHDLKTAILRGSACAAIVVARPGCAPAMPYPDDLTTFLADHPGPTDT from the coding sequence ATGGATCTGATGGACGGCATCCGCCGCAACGATTTCGTCATCGTGGGCCGCGTGGGCATGGACCTGTTTCCCGCTCCCGGCACAGCCACCGAGGACGCGACCAGCTTCACCGCCGACATGGGCGGGTCTGCCGCCAACACGGCGGCGGGCATCGTCAAGCTGGGCGGACGCGCCACGCTCGTCACCCGCGTCTCGGACGATTCGGTGGGTCGCTTCTGCGTCAACAAGCTGCGCCACTATGGCGTGGCGACCGCCCACGTGATCCCCGTGGGCGGCGAGGCGCGCAATTCGCTCGCCCTCTATGAAAGCCGGGTAGAAAATCACCAGTCGGTGATCTACCGCAACGGGGCCGCCGATTTCGAAATGACGGTCGCAGACGTCGAAGCCGTGGATTTCAGCCGCTTCGGCGCGATGGTCACCGCAGGCACCGTCTTTGCCGCCGAGCCGTCGCGCACCGCCGCGTTCCACGCCTTCGAACTGGCGCGGGCCGCGGGCCTGCCCGCGATTTTTGATGTCGACTACCGCCCCTATAGCTGGCCCAGCGCGGCGGTCGCCGAAAAGGTACTGTCCGCCGCCGCCGAGAACGCCGACATGATCGTCGGCAACGACGAGGAATTCGGCTTCATGGCGGGCAGCCTTGATCGCGGCCTCGGAAAGGCGCGTGCCCTGGCCGAAGGGGGCCGCACCGTCATCTACAAGATGGGTGAAAAGGGCGCGATCACCTTCGTCGACGGGGCAGAGATCCGCACCGGCATCTTTCCGGTCGAGGCGCTCAAACCCACCGGCGCCGGCGACAGTTTCATGGCAGGCCTTCTGTCCTCCATCGCCGGGGGCCACGACCTGAAGACGGCGATCCTGCGCGGCTCCGCCTGTGCGGCGATCGTCGTGGCCCGCCCTGGTTGCGCCCCCGCGATGCCCTACCCCGACGACCTGACCACATTCCTGGCCGATCACCCCGGCCCCACCGATACCTGA
- a CDS encoding 5-deoxy-glucuronate isomerase: MHIPPHDNQNKPIVDADDATVPLNYFNIVKLKAGEAFEYQVPGYETCIVPATGTVDVDVEGVSFAALGNRGTDVWDGEPEGVYVPVGAKTRIVATRDTETFIAGAKYDKVLDPFDVRVGGIDKVQYGSDDTKTHRKIKHILGQKQHDRVGRLLVSELFTVGQGGWSGFPAHKHDTDRRDADGTIIETRHDETYNFRFRPNHGSGVQIIQREEGKPGDAYQLMDRSTICLDSGYHPCVVMPGYEMYYFTILGGLTQRSLVQFFQPTHAYQVETIPGIKDMVAKFK, encoded by the coding sequence ATGCACATCCCGCCCCATGACAACCAGAACAAGCCCATCGTGGACGCCGACGACGCGACGGTGCCGCTCAATTACTTCAACATCGTCAAGCTTAAGGCGGGCGAGGCCTTCGAATACCAGGTGCCCGGCTACGAGACCTGCATCGTCCCCGCCACCGGCACCGTCGATGTCGACGTCGAAGGCGTGTCCTTTGCCGCGCTGGGCAATCGCGGCACCGATGTCTGGGACGGGGAGCCGGAGGGCGTCTACGTCCCCGTCGGGGCCAAGACCCGCATCGTCGCCACCCGCGACACCGAAACCTTCATCGCAGGCGCGAAGTACGACAAGGTGCTGGACCCCTTCGATGTTCGCGTGGGCGGCATCGACAAGGTGCAATACGGCAGCGACGACACGAAAACCCACCGCAAGATCAAACACATCCTGGGCCAGAAGCAGCATGACCGCGTCGGCCGCCTGCTGGTGTCGGAACTGTTCACCGTGGGTCAGGGCGGCTGGTCCGGCTTTCCGGCGCACAAGCACGATACCGACCGCCGCGACGCAGATGGCACCATCATCGAAACCCGCCATGATGAGACCTACAATTTTCGCTTTCGGCCCAATCACGGGTCGGGCGTGCAGATCATTCAGCGCGAAGAGGGCAAGCCCGGCGACGCCTATCAGCTGATGGACCGCTCCACGATCTGTCTCGACAGCGGGTATCACCCCTGCGTCGTGATGCCCGGCTACGAGATGTATTACTTCACCATCCTGGGCGGCCTGACGCAGCGCAGCCTCGTGCAGTTCTTCCAGCCGACCCACGCCTATCAGGTCGAAACGATCCCCGGCATCAAGGACATGGTGGCCAAGTTCAAATGA
- a CDS encoding class II fructose-bisphosphate aldolase, with protein sequence MTLATLAEVLTAARAGGYAVGGLVTLGWEDMRAYVAAAEAENLPVILQAGPSCRAHTPLPVLGAMFRHLAEGASVPVVAHLDHGYTFDDCRAALDAGFTSLMFDGSRKPLSQNIDETAAVAELAHGAGISCEGEIGFVGYATGEASAGTDPDEAARFARETGVDAMAISVGNVHLQQDKEGGLDTARIRAIEAVTDLPLVIHGGSGVPLAQRRDLARGTAICKFNIGTELRMAFGTALRDALAADPDAFDRVAILKQTHDPLVAATRRVLRGFGPAT encoded by the coding sequence ATGACCCTCGCAACCCTGGCAGAGGTGCTGACCGCCGCCCGCGCGGGCGGCTACGCGGTGGGCGGACTTGTGACGCTGGGCTGGGAGGACATGCGCGCCTATGTCGCCGCCGCCGAAGCCGAAAACCTGCCCGTGATCCTGCAAGCCGGGCCGTCTTGCCGCGCACATACGCCCCTGCCCGTTCTGGGTGCGATGTTCCGTCACCTGGCCGAAGGTGCCTCGGTCCCCGTCGTGGCCCATCTGGACCATGGCTACACCTTCGACGACTGCCGCGCGGCGCTGGACGCGGGCTTTACCTCGCTGATGTTCGACGGCTCCCGCAAGCCGTTGTCGCAGAACATCGACGAGACGGCAGCGGTGGCCGAACTGGCCCATGGCGCGGGCATCTCCTGCGAGGGCGAGATCGGCTTTGTCGGCTATGCCACGGGCGAAGCCTCCGCAGGAACCGACCCGGACGAAGCGGCCCGCTTCGCCAGGGAAACGGGGGTCGACGCCATGGCGATTTCCGTGGGCAACGTGCACCTGCAGCAGGACAAGGAAGGCGGCCTCGACACGGCCCGCATCCGCGCCATCGAGGCGGTGACCGACTTGCCCCTGGTGATCCACGGCGGCTCCGGCGTGCCCCTTGCGCAACGCCGCGACCTGGCGCGCGGAACCGCGATCTGCAAGTTCAACATCGGGACCGAGCTTCGCATGGCCTTTGGCACCGCGCTGCGCGACGCGCTGGCCGCCGACCCGGACGCCTTTGACCGCGTCGCAATCCTCAAACAGACCCACGACCCGCTGGTCGCCGCCACCCGCCGGGTGCTGCGCGGCTTTGGGCCCGCCACATAG
- the iolG gene encoding inositol 2-dehydrogenase, producing MITFGILGCGRIGRVHAASLAQTDGARIGAVSDAFDSAAQALSQVTGAPARTTDEIIADPAIDAIIIGTPTDTHFDIIHAAARAGKAIFCEKPVDMSADRIRACIAVVEAAGVPFMTAFNRRFETNFAQVRQQIADGAIGPVEIVTIQSRDPAPPPIGYIQSSGGLFRDMMIHDLDMARFLLDEEPVQVFAVGSALVDPAIGAAGDVDTAAVTLTTASGRICQITNSRRATYGYDQRVEVHGARGMLRAENVLEHSVELATEAGFRRAPTLNFFLERYAGAYRAELAHFVAALTAGTVPSPSIHDGLRAQLLADAAAESLATGQPVQLA from the coding sequence ATGATCACCTTCGGCATTCTCGGCTGCGGCCGCATCGGGCGCGTCCACGCCGCCTCACTGGCCCAGACCGACGGCGCACGGATCGGGGCCGTCTCGGACGCCTTCGACAGCGCGGCGCAGGCCCTGTCGCAGGTCACCGGTGCGCCCGCGCGCACGACCGATGAAATCATCGCGGACCCGGCCATCGACGCCATCATCATCGGCACGCCCACCGACACCCACTTCGACATCATCCACGCCGCCGCCCGCGCCGGGAAAGCCATCTTTTGCGAAAAGCCGGTGGACATGTCCGCCGACCGGATCCGTGCCTGCATCGCCGTGGTCGAGGCGGCGGGCGTGCCCTTCATGACGGCCTTCAACCGCCGCTTCGAAACCAATTTCGCGCAGGTCCGCCAGCAGATCGCCGACGGTGCCATCGGCCCGGTCGAAATCGTGACGATCCAGTCGCGCGACCCCGCCCCGCCGCCCATCGGCTATATCCAAAGCTCGGGCGGGCTGTTCCGCGACATGATGATCCACGACCTCGACATGGCGCGGTTCCTGCTGGACGAGGAACCGGTGCAGGTCTTTGCCGTGGGCTCCGCGTTGGTCGACCCGGCCATCGGTGCCGCGGGCGACGTGGATACGGCCGCGGTGACGCTGACCACGGCGTCCGGGCGCATCTGTCAGATCACCAATTCCCGGCGCGCAACCTACGGCTACGACCAACGCGTCGAAGTGCACGGCGCGCGCGGCATGCTGCGGGCGGAAAACGTGCTGGAACACAGCGTGGAACTGGCCACCGAGGCCGGCTTCCGCCGCGCCCCCACGCTGAATTTCTTTCTGGAGCGCTACGCAGGTGCCTACCGCGCGGAACTGGCCCATTTCGTCGCCGCCCTGACCGCGGGAACCGTGCCCAGCCCCTCGATCCACGACGGGTTGCGCGCCCAGTTGCTGGCCGATGCGGCGGCGGAGTCGCTCGCCACCGGACAACCGGTTCAGCTCGCCTGA
- the radC gene encoding RadC family protein, producing the protein MTTRPDAPAFAEAPAQDLFSGAVSVPPPAAPAPVAAQTPERDHRLQHRARLRDRFMQGGAAAMPDYELLELILFRALPRGDTKGLAKRLLRTFGDLNRVMAAPPARLAEVKGVGQSVIEQLKILEAVGHRMARAKIIHRPVLSSWDALLDYLKTAMSHQGVERFRTLYLDRKNVLIADEELAEGTVDHVPVYPREVVKRALELNASALILVHNHPSGDPTPSEADITMTYAIRDAAQVLGLVLHDHLIIGKARELSFRAEGIL; encoded by the coding sequence ATGACGACTCGCCCTGATGCCCCCGCCTTTGCCGAGGCCCCTGCCCAGGATCTGTTTTCGGGCGCGGTCTCCGTTCCGCCGCCCGCCGCCCCTGCCCCGGTGGCGGCTCAGACGCCCGAAAGGGATCACCGCCTGCAGCATCGCGCGCGTTTGCGCGACCGGTTCATGCAGGGCGGTGCGGCTGCGATGCCGGATTATGAATTGTTGGAGCTGATCCTGTTTCGCGCCTTGCCGCGCGGCGACACCAAAGGGTTGGCCAAGCGGTTGCTGCGTACCTTTGGCGACCTGAACCGCGTCATGGCCGCGCCGCCGGCCCGTCTGGCCGAGGTAAAGGGCGTCGGTCAGTCGGTCATAGAACAGCTCAAGATCCTGGAGGCGGTGGGGCACCGCATGGCGCGGGCCAAAATCATCCATCGGCCCGTTCTGTCATCCTGGGATGCCTTGCTCGACTACCTCAAGACGGCGATGTCGCATCAGGGAGTGGAACGGTTCCGCACGCTTTACCTGGATCGCAAGAATGTTCTGATCGCGGACGAGGAACTGGCCGAGGGCACGGTGGACCACGTCCCCGTCTACCCGCGCGAGGTGGTGAAACGGGCGCTGGAGCTGAATGCCTCGGCGCTGATCCTGGTGCACAACCATCCGTCCGGCGACCCGACACCGTCGGAGGCGGACATCACCATGACCTATGCCATTCGCGATGCGGCGCAGGTGCTGGGCCTGGTGCTGCATGATCACCTGATCATCGGCAAGGCGCGCGAGCTGTCGTTTCGCGCCGAGGGCATTCTCTAG
- the map gene encoding type I methionyl aminopeptidase, producing MSDVDEHRGRLTRDGIRIHEEADFAGMHKAGRLTAEILDRIAEHVVPGVTTAALDKLITDWVTEAGATSATIGYKGYQHASCISVNHVVCHGIPGDKVLKDGDILNIDVTTIVDGWFGDSSRMYCAGKMPRKAERLVQVTHDALMKGIEAVKPGNTFGDVGFAIQAYAEAHRMSVVRDFCGHGLGRVFHAPPNVLHYGRPGTAAVLEEGMFFTIEPMVNLGRPETKVLADDWTAVTRDKSLSAQFEHSIGVTATGAEIFTLSPGGRFHPTFG from the coding sequence ATGAGCGACGTGGACGAACATCGGGGGCGACTGACACGGGACGGCATCCGCATCCATGAGGAGGCGGATTTCGCAGGCATGCACAAGGCCGGTCGCCTGACCGCCGAAATCCTTGACCGGATCGCGGAGCATGTGGTGCCCGGCGTCACGACAGCGGCCCTCGACAAGCTGATCACCGATTGGGTGACGGAGGCGGGCGCGACCTCGGCCACGATCGGCTACAAGGGCTATCAGCACGCCAGCTGCATCAGCGTGAACCACGTCGTCTGCCACGGTATTCCGGGGGACAAGGTGCTCAAGGATGGCGATATCCTGAACATCGACGTGACCACCATCGTCGACGGATGGTTTGGCGACAGCAGCCGGATGTATTGCGCAGGCAAGATGCCCCGCAAGGCCGAGCGTCTGGTCCAGGTCACCCACGACGCCCTGATGAAGGGGATCGAAGCGGTGAAGCCGGGCAATACCTTTGGCGACGTGGGCTTTGCGATCCAGGCCTATGCCGAGGCGCACCGCATGTCGGTTGTGCGCGATTTCTGTGGTCACGGGCTGGGCCGGGTGTTCCACGCACCGCCCAACGTCCTGCACTATGGCCGGCCCGGAACGGCGGCCGTGCTGGAGGAAGGCATGTTCTTCACCATCGAGCCGATGGTGAACCTGGGACGGCCCGAGACCAAGGTTCTGGCCGACGACTGGACCGCCGTGACCCGCGACAAATCCCTGTCGGCGCAGTTCGAGCATTCCATCGGTGTGACCGCGACGGGGGCGGAAATATTCACCCTGTCGCCCGGCGGGCGGTTCCACCCGACCTTCGGCTAG
- the sfsA gene encoding DNA/RNA nuclease SfsA yields MRFATPLVPATLIRRYKRFLADVELDDGRVVVAHCPNPGAMTGQADPGARIWLEPNDDPKKKLKFGWRLAELPGGHLVCVDTGLPNRVVGEALRAGQIPGLSGDVRAEVAYGTGSRVDFLLTGAGLTYVEVKAVTLRRTGDLAEFPDSVTARGARHMEELAAMAQQGHRAVVLLLLQRTDCARIGIAADIDPTYAGAFDAARAAGVEVICLATRITTDGIWAKGPLPLAGG; encoded by the coding sequence ATGCGCTTCGCCACTCCGCTCGTCCCTGCCACGCTGATCCGCCGCTACAAGCGGTTCCTCGCGGATGTGGAGTTGGACGACGGGCGCGTGGTGGTGGCCCATTGCCCGAACCCCGGCGCGATGACCGGGCAGGCCGACCCCGGCGCGCGCATCTGGCTGGAACCGAATGACGATCCGAAAAAGAAGCTGAAATTCGGCTGGCGTCTGGCGGAATTGCCCGGGGGGCACTTGGTTTGCGTCGACACCGGCCTGCCCAACCGTGTCGTGGGCGAGGCGCTGCGCGCGGGGCAGATCCCCGGCCTGTCGGGCGACGTGCGCGCAGAGGTCGCCTATGGCACCGGCAGCCGGGTGGATTTCCTGCTGACGGGTGCGGGGCTGACCTATGTGGAGGTCAAGGCCGTGACCCTGCGCCGCACCGGTGATCTGGCCGAATTTCCCGACAGCGTGACCGCCCGCGGTGCCCGCCACATGGAAGAGCTGGCCGCGATGGCGCAACAGGGCCACCGCGCCGTGGTTCTGTTGCTGTTGCAGCGCACCGATTGCGCGCGGATCGGCATCGCCGCCGATATCGACCCGACCTATGCCGGGGCCTTTGACGCCGCCCGCGCAGCAGGGGTGGAGGTGATCTGTCTGGCGACGCGGATCACGACCGATGGCATCTGGGCCAAAGGGCCCCTGCCGCTGGCGGGTGGATAA
- a CDS encoding molybdopterin-binding protein — protein MTNPTAAMLVIGDEILSGRTRDANMHHLAGQLTEAGITLSEVRIVSDDHDAIVAAVRALSDTWDSVFTSGGIGPTHDDITADAIGAAFGATVDVRDDARALLAAHYARSGQELNAARLRMARIPEGASLIDNPVSVAPGFTLGNVHVMAGVPSVFRAMVASVLPTLTGGAPLTSTSTRIDRGEGDIAGPLGDLAAEYPDLSMGSYPFQKDGKYGANIVIRGQDAARVTEATAKLQTLFA, from the coding sequence ATGACCAATCCAACCGCCGCCATGCTCGTTATCGGGGACGAGATCCTGTCGGGCCGCACCCGTGACGCCAACATGCACCACCTCGCCGGTCAACTGACCGAAGCAGGCATCACCCTGTCGGAAGTGCGCATCGTCTCGGACGACCACGACGCCATCGTCGCGGCCGTACGCGCCCTGTCAGATACCTGGGACAGCGTTTTCACCTCTGGCGGAATCGGGCCGACCCACGACGATATCACGGCGGATGCCATTGGCGCGGCGTTTGGCGCGACGGTCGATGTGCGCGACGATGCCCGCGCCCTGCTCGCCGCCCACTATGCGCGTTCCGGGCAGGAGCTGAACGCAGCACGCCTGCGCATGGCCCGCATTCCCGAAGGGGCCAGCCTGATCGACAATCCCGTGTCGGTCGCGCCGGGCTTTACCCTTGGCAACGTGCACGTCATGGCGGGCGTGCCTTCGGTCTTTCGCGCCATGGTGGCCTCGGTCCTGCCGACACTGACCGGCGGCGCGCCGCTGACGTCCACCTCGACCCGGATCGACCGGGGCGAAGGCGACATCGCGGGGCCGCTGGGCGATCTGGCGGCGGAATATCCGGATCTGTCCATGGGGTCCTATCCGTTCCAGAAAGATGGCAAATACGGTGCCAATATCGTCATCCGCGGTCAGGATGCGGCGCGGGTGACCGAGGCAACCGCCAAGTTGCAGACGCTCTTCGCATGA
- a CDS encoding GNAT family N-acetyltransferase codes for MNAGPLPDAQGIMAAIRASWPPSALATLGPFELPAETVGTRRATSARLRPGARVTDADIAAVETSRPGTIFGTIDGVEDQAADLLVARGYGAGGVSDLMAGPVAPLLGDLPPVSGFAHWPPLEICNSLWDDHGNPAPRRAPMFRAPGPRAAVLMRAEGRAAGALYVGVAEGLAVLHLVLTLPQMRGKGVGLLALRHAATWAQAQGADTLVLPVEADNTGAIALYAKAGLARRGGYRYWSKA; via the coding sequence ATGAACGCGGGGCCCCTACCCGACGCACAGGGGATCATGGCGGCCATCCGGGCCAGCTGGCCGCCTTCGGCCTTGGCGACCCTGGGACCGTTCGAATTGCCCGCCGAAACGGTGGGCACGCGCCGCGCGACCTCGGCCAGACTGCGACCGGGGGCGCGCGTGACCGACGCCGACATCGCCGCGGTGGAAACATCGCGCCCCGGAACGATCTTCGGGACGATCGACGGGGTCGAGGATCAGGCCGCCGATCTGTTGGTCGCGCGCGGCTATGGCGCGGGCGGGGTTTCCGACCTGATGGCCGGACCTGTCGCGCCCCTGCTGGGGGACCTGCCACCGGTCAGCGGTTTTGCCCATTGGCCGCCGCTGGAAATCTGCAACAGCCTGTGGGACGACCACGGCAACCCGGCCCCGCGCCGCGCGCCGATGTTCCGTGCGCCGGGTCCCCGCGCCGCTGTTCTGATGCGCGCCGAGGGACGGGCGGCGGGCGCGCTCTATGTCGGTGTGGCCGAGGGGCTGGCCGTGCTGCACCTGGTGCTGACCCTGCCGCAGATGCGCGGCAAGGGCGTGGGCCTGCTGGCCCTGCGCCATGCTGCGACCTGGGCGCAGGCGCAGGGGGCCGACACCCTGGTCCTGCCGGTCGAGGCCGACAACACCGGCGCCATCGCGCTTTACGCCAAGGCGGGCCTCGCCCGACGCGGTGGATACCGCTATTGGTCGAAGGCATGA